A window from Litoribacterium kuwaitense encodes these proteins:
- a CDS encoding ROK family transcriptional regulator — MRRTGDLKLIQELNRSIILDTIRHYGPISRTEIAKRHQLSPTTVTTAVQELIQEGLVGEGGIGQSSGGRKPKLVQFLPDRHFMIGVAIKKSSLIVSEMNLEANVRRKIHVPVQTNGPKVIEEVIEVLQAFMKHTASLDKCAGIAVITQGVVDASEGVVRHNSKMNLFNVPIKRMFEDAFHLPVYVDNDTNAFILAEKNFNSFDSCKNMLYVTVGDGVGAGIIVNGDIYRGRGGGAGEFGHTSIDRHGELCECGSRGCLENYVSWPAIQTRIFSHITKGATSPMVEAAQGDILKMTLPLFIRSLKDKDPLAVMINDEVAKNLAIGITNLVHLFNPEKVILGGELVYENESLYNQVKVHLEKNTLHPMAKGLKVQMTSLEGNFDMLGAASVLLQDKFNFSL, encoded by the coding sequence TTGCGGAGAACAGGTGATTTAAAGCTCATCCAGGAATTAAATCGGTCCATCATTTTGGATACGATACGTCATTATGGTCCAATCTCCCGAACAGAGATCGCCAAAAGGCACCAGCTTAGTCCGACGACCGTTACGACAGCTGTGCAGGAGCTTATTCAAGAAGGGCTTGTAGGCGAAGGAGGCATTGGACAATCAAGCGGCGGGAGAAAACCTAAGCTTGTGCAATTTTTACCGGATCGCCATTTTATGATCGGCGTTGCGATCAAAAAATCATCACTGATTGTCTCTGAAATGAATTTGGAAGCAAATGTGCGGCGGAAAATTCACGTTCCTGTGCAGACCAATGGCCCGAAAGTCATTGAGGAAGTGATCGAAGTGCTGCAAGCTTTCATGAAGCACACGGCTTCACTTGACAAGTGTGCAGGCATTGCGGTCATTACCCAAGGGGTGGTCGATGCGTCGGAAGGTGTCGTCCGTCATAATTCTAAGATGAATTTGTTCAATGTCCCGATTAAACGGATGTTTGAAGATGCCTTTCATCTACCTGTTTATGTGGACAATGATACAAACGCTTTCATTTTGGCAGAAAAGAATTTTAATTCTTTTGATTCATGTAAAAATATGCTATATGTGACTGTAGGCGACGGGGTAGGCGCTGGGATTATTGTCAACGGTGACATTTATCGAGGCAGAGGTGGCGGAGCTGGAGAGTTTGGTCATACGAGCATTGACCGCCATGGTGAGCTTTGTGAGTGTGGAAGCCGTGGATGTTTAGAAAATTATGTCAGTTGGCCAGCCATTCAAACACGTATTTTCTCTCACATTACAAAAGGGGCAACTTCACCGATGGTAGAGGCGGCACAAGGTGATATTTTAAAGATGACGCTACCGCTTTTTATTCGCTCGTTGAAGGACAAAGATCCGCTGGCCGTGATGATTAATGATGAAGTGGCAAAGAATCTGGCCATAGGCATCACGAATTTGGTTCATTTATTTAATCCAGAAAAGGTCATTCTTGGAGGGGAGTTGGTCTATGAGAACGAATCCTTGTACAACCAAGTCAAAGTCCATTTGGAGAAAAATACGCTCCACCCTATGGCTAAAGGGCTAAAGGTGCAAATGACGTCGCTTGAAGGGAATTTTGATATGTTAGGTGCAGCTTCGGTACTACTTCAAGATAAATTTAATTTTTCATTGTAG
- a CDS encoding Gfo/Idh/MocA family protein, producing MRAVIIAGSGHMGKSHAKEWRTLGVTIAGVVSRSGQAGEEEAWRGIPVFPSLQDALAETKGVDAVDICLPTYLHKEAIETVAAAKKAVVCEKPLALSSQEARAIIQVCKDNGVALYPGHVLRFHNEYALARQKVKDGAIGQPGVFRLARKNRYPYNGEPSWYSDETKSGGVTFDLGIHDFDWILWTLGHAERIMARRVKRASTDRPVDYVLAVIRMENGAMVHVELSWEHDRFESSFELSGQNGMLTHSSADTEAVKWIGPVTEQDKVPTPKSTGPSPMFKQLQHFIRCHRGEETLQIQPEDALRAIELAEAVVQSAEEGRPVELKGGVVS from the coding sequence ATGCGTGCAGTGATCATTGCGGGTTCTGGTCATATGGGAAAAAGCCATGCGAAGGAGTGGCGTACGTTAGGCGTCACGATCGCAGGTGTTGTGAGCCGTTCTGGTCAAGCAGGCGAGGAGGAGGCTTGGCGGGGAATCCCTGTATTCCCCAGCCTCCAAGATGCGCTTGCTGAGACCAAAGGTGTAGATGCAGTCGACATCTGCTTACCGACGTATTTGCATAAAGAGGCGATTGAAACGGTCGCAGCTGCCAAAAAAGCGGTCGTTTGTGAAAAACCTCTTGCTCTATCGTCGCAAGAGGCACGAGCTATCATTCAAGTATGTAAAGATAACGGAGTTGCGCTGTATCCTGGGCATGTACTTCGGTTTCATAACGAATACGCTTTGGCTCGGCAGAAGGTGAAAGATGGCGCGATTGGACAGCCAGGGGTCTTTCGTCTCGCGCGCAAAAACCGCTATCCTTATAACGGTGAGCCGAGCTGGTATAGTGACGAGACAAAAAGCGGTGGCGTGACTTTTGATTTAGGCATTCACGATTTTGATTGGATCTTGTGGACGCTTGGTCATGCTGAACGGATTATGGCTCGACGGGTGAAACGTGCGTCGACAGATCGTCCGGTTGATTACGTATTGGCAGTCATTCGGATGGAAAACGGTGCAATGGTGCATGTTGAGCTTTCGTGGGAGCACGACAGATTTGAAAGCAGCTTTGAGTTGTCCGGACAAAACGGGATGCTGACTCACAGTAGCGCTGACACTGAAGCCGTCAAATGGATTGGTCCAGTGACGGAGCAGGATAAAGTGCCGACACCGAAAAGTACTGGTCCATCGCCGATGTTTAAGCAATTGCAGCATTTTATCCGTTGTCATCGCGGCGAAGAAACGCTGCAGATTCAGCCGGAGGACGCTTTAAGAGCAATTGAATTAGCAGAGGCAGTAGTACAATCAGCAGAGGAAGGCCGACCAGTGGAGCTTAAAGGAGGGGTCGTCTCATGA
- a CDS encoding sugar phosphate isomerase/epimerase family protein — MIMLKALNQWCFPAGTSLEDVFSISQEAGFTAVELNLNDDGDVGLTMQTTDEEALEIKAMAESYGLKLRSLSTALLWKYPLCAEDAEVRAKGSAVVQKQIELASVMGMDTILVVPGAVTDAVPYDACYERSQEMLKPLLKIAEEKDVFIGIENVWNKFLMSPLELARYVDELDSPKAAVYFDVGNVLQFGFPEQWIRILGSRIAKIHVKDFKTSTGNITGFVSLLSGDVNWKAVAQAMKDIGYDDVLTAELSPYALSPKALPEDTSRHMDYIMNSVNE, encoded by the coding sequence ATGATCATGTTAAAAGCTTTAAATCAATGGTGTTTTCCAGCTGGAACTTCTTTGGAAGACGTTTTCTCGATCAGTCAAGAAGCGGGGTTTACGGCAGTAGAGCTTAATTTGAATGATGATGGTGATGTCGGGCTGACGATGCAGACGACGGATGAGGAAGCGCTTGAGATTAAGGCAATGGCTGAATCGTATGGCTTAAAGCTTCGCAGCCTGTCTACAGCGCTATTATGGAAATATCCACTTTGTGCGGAAGATGCAGAGGTACGTGCTAAAGGGAGCGCAGTCGTGCAAAAGCAAATTGAGCTGGCATCCGTTATGGGAATGGACACCATTCTTGTCGTGCCTGGAGCAGTCACAGATGCAGTTCCTTATGATGCGTGCTATGAGAGAAGCCAGGAAATGCTCAAGCCTCTTTTAAAAATTGCTGAAGAAAAAGATGTTTTTATCGGTATCGAAAATGTGTGGAACAAGTTTTTAATGTCGCCGCTTGAACTAGCCCGTTACGTTGACGAGCTTGATTCTCCAAAAGCAGCGGTTTACTTTGATGTAGGTAATGTGTTGCAATTTGGCTTCCCAGAGCAATGGATTCGTATTCTCGGTTCACGTATTGCCAAAATTCACGTAAAAGACTTTAAAACGTCAACAGGTAACATTACCGGCTTTGTGTCACTACTATCAGGTGATGTGAACTGGAAGGCTGTGGCTCAGGCGATGAAGGACATCGGTTATGATGATGTGTTAACAGCAGAATTGTCTCCGTATGCCCTGTCACCAAAAGCATTGCCTGAAGATACGTCTCGTCATATGGACTATATTATGAATAGTGTTAACGAATAA
- a CDS encoding Gfo/Idh/MocA family protein has product MSKVKVGFIGVGGIASVHLKNISDNENAEIVAVCDISEENVQRASSQYGAPAYTDSKQMIEEIDMDALYLCVPPFAHGTLEEDAVAKGIHLLVEKPVELDVAKAAKKGEAIKEAGIINASGYCLRYLDTVQKAKEYLEGKEIGMVRGYYLSAFVPTPWFREMDKSGGQLVEQATHTLDLMRYFAGDITDVYANMNLSLLKDIPNITIPDVTSVNCVFESGVVGHLDCSNTQPDHRSGLEILGRDFRVHIDGTDLEIVEKGKVTRYKATVNFMAEEDKQFIEAVRTKDQSLILSCYQNGLETLTATMAANESNETKAPVKISEFAKSTT; this is encoded by the coding sequence ATGAGTAAAGTAAAAGTTGGGTTTATCGGTGTCGGTGGCATTGCGTCTGTGCATTTGAAAAATATTTCTGATAACGAGAATGCAGAAATTGTCGCCGTATGTGATATTTCTGAAGAGAACGTGCAACGTGCATCTTCACAATATGGTGCACCAGCATATACTGACAGTAAACAAATGATCGAAGAAATTGACATGGATGCGCTCTATTTATGCGTTCCACCTTTTGCGCACGGCACGTTGGAAGAGGATGCAGTCGCAAAAGGGATTCACTTATTGGTTGAAAAGCCCGTTGAGCTGGATGTAGCGAAAGCGGCAAAGAAAGGTGAGGCCATTAAAGAAGCAGGAATTATCAATGCTTCGGGCTATTGCTTACGGTATTTAGATACAGTTCAAAAAGCGAAAGAATACTTAGAAGGTAAAGAAATCGGTATGGTCCGTGGTTACTATTTGAGTGCATTTGTGCCGACGCCTTGGTTTAGGGAGATGGACAAGTCTGGCGGGCAGCTTGTTGAGCAGGCGACGCATACGCTTGACCTTATGCGTTATTTTGCCGGAGATATTACCGATGTCTATGCAAATATGAATCTATCACTATTAAAAGATATTCCGAATATCACGATCCCAGATGTGACGTCTGTCAACTGTGTCTTTGAATCAGGTGTCGTCGGACATTTAGATTGCTCGAATACACAGCCAGATCATCGTTCCGGACTTGAAATTCTCGGTAGAGACTTCCGCGTGCACATCGATGGCACGGACTTGGAAATCGTCGAAAAAGGCAAGGTTACGCGTTATAAAGCAACGGTTAATTTTATGGCTGAAGAGGATAAGCAATTTATCGAAGCGGTTCGGACAAAAGATCAGAGCTTAATCTTATCTTGTTATCAAAATGGACTGGAAACGTTGACAGCGACAATGGCTGCAAACGAATCCAATGAAACAAAAGCGCCTGTAAAGATTTCTGAGTTTGCCAAAAGTACTACTTGA
- a CDS encoding Gfo/Idh/MocA family protein, with protein sequence MKIGFISFAHMHAYSYASVVSAHPELEIAGIWDADEERGQRMASDWQTTYESSLETFLETEMDAVIICSENANHKEHVVKAAQAGKHILCEKPIATKVEDARVMIEACEQAGVILQIAYPVRFADAIQKARSIINEGELGEVLAVNGTNHGQMPGGWFIQPELSGGGAAADHIVHVMDLLRWILKDEVAQVYAELDTRYYDIDVEDCGLVSLQMEKGTVVTIDPSWSRPKTFPAWGDVLLEIVGTKGKLSIDATKEHVVYYNDAAGRVSQLGYSTNSDQALMADFIETIKNGGTPSITGEDGLRTLEVVVAAYESNRDKKAITNERLQLS encoded by the coding sequence ATGAAGATCGGATTCATTAGCTTTGCGCATATGCACGCTTACAGCTATGCGAGCGTGGTGAGTGCCCATCCTGAATTAGAGATAGCAGGTATTTGGGATGCGGACGAAGAACGAGGACAGCGCATGGCTTCAGATTGGCAAACGACTTATGAGTCAAGTCTGGAGACATTTTTGGAAACTGAGATGGATGCGGTCATTATTTGTTCGGAGAATGCCAATCATAAAGAACATGTAGTCAAAGCAGCTCAAGCAGGAAAACACATTCTCTGTGAGAAGCCGATTGCGACGAAGGTTGAGGATGCGCGCGTCATGATTGAGGCGTGTGAGCAAGCGGGTGTCATCTTGCAAATTGCTTACCCCGTTCGCTTTGCGGATGCAATTCAGAAGGCGCGGTCGATCATTAACGAAGGAGAGCTCGGTGAAGTGCTCGCTGTCAACGGAACGAACCACGGTCAGATGCCAGGCGGCTGGTTTATTCAGCCTGAGCTATCCGGTGGTGGAGCGGCTGCGGATCATATCGTCCACGTGATGGACTTGCTCCGTTGGATTCTAAAGGACGAAGTGGCGCAAGTATATGCGGAGCTAGACACACGCTATTACGACATTGATGTAGAAGATTGTGGGCTCGTCTCGTTGCAGATGGAAAAAGGGACTGTCGTTACCATCGATCCAAGCTGGTCACGGCCAAAAACATTTCCGGCCTGGGGCGACGTATTATTAGAAATCGTCGGTACGAAAGGCAAGCTTTCTATTGATGCTACGAAAGAGCACGTCGTCTATTATAATGATGCCGCGGGCAGAGTGTCTCAACTTGGCTATAGTACAAATTCCGATCAAGCGTTAATGGCTGATTTTATCGAAACAATTAAAAACGGTGGTACACCTTCAATCACTGGTGAGGACGGATTACGCACACTGGAAGTTGTCGTCGCGGCTTATGAATCTAACAGAGATAAGAAAGCGATTACAAACGAGAGGCTACAACTAAGCTAA
- a CDS encoding ABC transporter substrate-binding protein, with protein MKQRLVVLLGALMMVMLAACGGGDDSGDAGGDTTLQIGLWDENLKDVIDQNIARFEEENPGVTVEVTYTPWADYWTKLRTNLAGGGGPDVFWMNGPNIYQYASSGLIKDIQPFIDEEDLDTTVFNDSLVELYTYEDSMYGLPTFLDTIGLFYNKALFDEAGVDYPTADWTWDDLEEAAEQLTDEEKGQYGYIAFNSEQAGYYNLILQNGGYIISDDKTTSGMGSPEALEAMEWMQMMLDQMYSPSIQTQIETEPNQIFGSRKAAMLPNISVNTPYLYEMLGDDLGIAPLPAGKEKAAIVHGLSWVMNAQTEHEELAWKLMKSLTDEEAGKLMAESGFSIPAYKGTEDAWVESIPGLDLQVFIDTLEFGVPYPVSEQTAEWQTIEQTEIESALLGNQPLDEALKKVEEGMNEILAEEQADE; from the coding sequence GTGAAGCAACGACTAGTGGTTCTTTTAGGTGCGTTGATGATGGTCATGCTTGCCGCTTGTGGCGGCGGTGATGATTCAGGCGATGCTGGTGGCGATACGACGCTGCAAATAGGTCTCTGGGATGAAAACCTTAAAGACGTCATAGATCAAAATATTGCCCGATTTGAGGAAGAAAACCCGGGTGTTACGGTGGAAGTGACATATACACCTTGGGCGGATTATTGGACTAAGCTGAGAACAAACCTTGCTGGTGGGGGCGGTCCTGATGTCTTTTGGATGAATGGTCCAAATATTTATCAGTATGCATCTTCAGGCTTGATTAAAGATATTCAACCATTCATTGACGAAGAAGACTTGGACACTACTGTGTTTAACGATTCTCTCGTTGAATTGTATACGTACGAAGATAGCATGTATGGATTACCAACATTTCTTGATACTATTGGCTTGTTTTACAACAAAGCGTTGTTTGATGAGGCCGGTGTCGATTATCCGACAGCCGATTGGACTTGGGATGATCTTGAAGAGGCAGCTGAACAGCTGACAGACGAAGAAAAAGGGCAGTATGGCTATATTGCATTCAATTCCGAACAGGCTGGTTATTACAATTTAATTCTTCAAAACGGAGGATACATTATCAGTGATGATAAAACGACCTCAGGTATGGGTTCTCCAGAGGCTTTAGAAGCTATGGAGTGGATGCAAATGATGCTTGACCAAATGTACTCTCCGTCAATACAGACACAAATCGAAACGGAGCCCAACCAGATTTTTGGATCGCGTAAAGCAGCGATGCTGCCAAACATCTCCGTGAATACGCCTTATTTGTATGAAATGCTCGGAGACGATCTTGGAATTGCACCACTACCTGCGGGCAAGGAAAAAGCAGCCATCGTTCACGGCTTGAGCTGGGTCATGAATGCCCAAACTGAACACGAAGAGCTCGCATGGAAGCTTATGAAGTCTTTGACCGACGAAGAAGCTGGAAAGCTTATGGCAGAGTCTGGGTTTAGTATCCCGGCATATAAAGGAACGGAAGATGCGTGGGTTGAATCAATTCCAGGCCTCGATCTTCAAGTGTTTATTGACACGCTAGAGTTTGGTGTTCCTTATCCAGTGTCTGAGCAAACAGCGGAATGGCAGACGATTGAACAAACTGAAATAGAATCAGCACTTTTAGGCAATCAGCCATTAGACGAGGCATTAAAGAAAGTCGAAGAAGGTATGAACGAGATACTGGCAGAAGAGCAAGCAGACGAATAA